The Coffea arabica cultivar ET-39 chromosome 8e, Coffea Arabica ET-39 HiFi, whole genome shotgun sequence genome window below encodes:
- the LOC140012666 gene encoding uncharacterized protein, whose protein sequence is MELLEDYDYTIMYHPGKANVVTVALSRQVQMAGLMIKELHLLETVSYWNPRLKPRKVILGNIVVNSTLLERIKGSQEKDTEVQKWSEKVGKGEKSDFNLGSNGILKFRNRIVVPNDEELKKEILEEAHRSKFTVKTEHQRPSGHLQPLEIPEWKRENITMDFVSGLLRTQRGHDAIWVTWNSCEYRV, encoded by the exons ATGGAACTTTTGGAAGACTATGACTACACGATCAtgtaccatccaggaaaggctAATGTAGTGACCGTTGCTTTGAGTCGTCAAGTGCAAATGGCGgggttgatgattaaggaacttCATTTGTTGGAAACggttagctattggaatcctcgactgAAACCGAGGAAAGTAATTTTGGGAAATATTGTAGTGAATTCCACCTTATTGGAACGTATCAAGGGATCTCAAGAAAAGGACACTGAAGTGCAGAAATGGTCGGAAAAAGTTGGAAAAGGAGAAAAGTCGGATTTTAACCTGGGATCGAATGGTATTTTGAAGTTTCGGAATCGGATAGTGGTGCCAAACGATGAGGAACTTAAGAAGGAGattttagaagaggcacaccgatcgaaATTTACG GTTAAGACTGAGCATCAGAGACCATCGGGACATTTACAACCTTtagagatacctgaatggaaacGGGAAAACATtactatggattttgtatcgggTTTACTTAGGACACAAAGAGGCCATGATGCTATTTGG GTTACATGGAATTCCTGTGAGTATCGTGTCTGA